A genomic region of Dictyoglomus sp. NZ13-RE01 contains the following coding sequences:
- a CDS encoding aspartate-semialdehyde dehydrogenase: MSYKIAVVGATGLVGQEMLKILWERKVPVKEIYAFASSRSEGTYVNFGDEKIIIEEAKAEKIARADFALFSIGEEISKELSPEVAKRGTIVIDNSNAFRMDPDVPLVVPEVNPEDLKYHKNIIANPNCSTIQMVVALYPLHKKYNLERIVVSTYQSVSGKGKDAVTELFEQTRAFLNNENIEPKVFPYPIAFNLLPHIDRFEENGYTKEEMKMVRESQKIMHIPNLKVTATCVRVPVVRGHSESITATFSKDFSLEDVYKILSTAKGVKVIDSPEENLYPYPLLCDGKDEVFIGRIRRDLFEERTLNLWVVSDNIRKGAALNAVQILEELIK, from the coding sequence ATGTCTTATAAAATTGCAGTAGTTGGGGCAACTGGTCTTGTTGGTCAAGAAATGCTAAAGATATTATGGGAAAGAAAAGTTCCAGTAAAAGAAATTTATGCCTTTGCATCATCCAGATCTGAAGGAACTTATGTTAATTTCGGTGATGAGAAAATAATAATTGAAGAAGCAAAGGCAGAAAAGATAGCAAGAGCGGATTTTGCGTTATTTTCTATAGGTGAAGAAATAAGTAAAGAGCTTTCTCCGGAAGTAGCAAAAAGAGGCACAATAGTTATCGATAATAGCAATGCTTTTAGAATGGACCCTGATGTACCATTAGTGGTTCCTGAGGTTAATCCTGAAGATTTAAAATACCACAAGAATATCATAGCAAATCCTAATTGCTCCACTATCCAAATGGTCGTAGCCCTTTATCCTTTGCATAAAAAATATAATTTAGAAAGGATTGTGGTTTCTACTTATCAATCAGTATCAGGAAAAGGTAAAGACGCAGTTACAGAACTTTTTGAACAAACAAGGGCTTTCTTAAATAATGAAAATATAGAGCCAAAAGTTTTCCCTTATCCCATAGCATTTAACCTCCTACCTCATATTGATAGATTTGAAGAGAATGGATATACAAAAGAAGAAATGAAGATGGTAAGAGAAAGCCAAAAAATTATGCATATACCTAACCTAAAGGTTACTGCGACATGCGTTAGAGTGCCAGTAGTAAGAGGACATTCAGAATCTATAACAGCCACCTTTTCTAAAGACTTTAGCTTAGAGGATGTATATAAAATTTTATCAACAGCAAAAGGCGTAAAAGTCATAGATTCTCCTGAAGAAAATCTATATCCCTATCCTTTATTATGCGATGGAAAAGATGAGGTTTTTATAGGTAGAATTAGAAGAGATTTATTCGAGGAGAGAACTTTAAATCTTTGGGTTGTATCGGATAATATTAGAAAGGGAGCTGCTTTAAATGCTGTTCAAATATTAGAAGAATTAATAAAGTAA